The following coding sequences are from one Macaca nemestrina isolate mMacNem1 chromosome 1, mMacNem.hap1, whole genome shotgun sequence window:
- the LOC105473166 gene encoding methylenetetrahydrofolate reductase (NADPH) isoform X1: MDHRKARVLPAGHYCPSLGIWASKAGSVRFSVPPSISRNLAMVNEARGNDSLNPCLEGSASSSSESSKDSSRCSTPGLDPERHERLRDKMRRRMESGDKWFSLEFFPPRTAEGAVNLISRFDRMAAGGPLFIDVTWHPAGDPGSDKETSSMMIASTAVNYCGLETILHMTCCCQRLEEITGHLHKAKQLGLKNIMALRGDPIGDQWEEEEGGFNYAVDLVKHIRSEFGDYFDLCVAGYPKGHPEAGSFEADLKHLKEKVSAGADFIITQLFFEADTFFRFVKACTDMGITCPIVPGIFPIQGYHSLRQLVKLSKLEVPQEIKDVIEPIKDNDAAIRNYGIELAVSLCHELLASGLVPGLHFYTLNREMATTEVLKRLGMWTEDPRRPLPWALSAHPKRREEDVRPIFWASRPKSYIYRTQEWDEFPNGRWGNSSSPAFGELKDYYLFYLKSKSPRELLLKMWGEELTSEESVFEVFVLYLSGEPNRNGHKVTCLPWNDEPLAAETSLLKEELLRVNRQGILTINSQPNINGKPSSDPVVGWGPSGGYVFQKAYLEFFTSRETAEALLQVLKKYELRVNYHLVNVKGENITNAPELQPNAVTWGIFPGREIIQPTVVDPISFMFWKDEAFALWIEQWGKLYEEESPSRTIIQYIHDNYFLVNLVDNDFPLDNCLWQVVEDALELLNRPTQNERETEAP, translated from the exons ATGGACCATCGAAAAGCCAGGGTCCTCCCAGCTGGGCACTACTGCCCCTCACTAGGAATATGGGCCTCGAAGGCTGGCAGTGTGAGGTTCTCTGTGCCACCTTCCATCAG CAGGAACCTGGCCATGGTGAACGAAGCCAGAGGAAATGACAGCCTCAACCCCTGTTTGGAGGGCAGTGCCAGCAGTAGCAGCGAGAGCTCCAAAGACAGTTCGAGATGTTCCACCCCGGGCCTGGACCCCGAGCGGCATGAGAGACTCCGGGACAAGATGAGGCGGCGAATGGAATCTGGTGACAAGTGGTTCTCCTTGGAATTCTTCCCTCCTCGAACTGCTGAGGGAGCTGTCAATCTCATCTCAAG GTTTGACCGGATGGCGGCAGGCGGCCCCCTCTTCATAGATGTGACCTGGCACCCAGCAGGTGACCCTGGCTCAGACAAGGAGACCTCCTCCATGATGATCGCCAGCACCGCCGTGAACTATTGTGGCCTGGAGACCATCCTGCACATGACCTGCTGCTGTCAGCGCCTGGAGGAGATCACGGGCCATCTGCACAAAGCCAAGCAGCTGGGCCTGAAGAACATCATGGCgctgcggggag ACCCCATAGGTGACcagtgggaagaggaggagggaggcttCAACTACGCAGTGGACCTGGTGAAGCACATCCGAAGTGAGTTTGGTGACTACTTTGACCTCTGTGTGGCAG GTTACCCCAAAGGCCACCCCGAAGCAGGGAGCTTTGAGGCTGACCTGAAGCACTTGAAGGAGAAGGTGTCCGCGGGAGCCGATTTCATCATCACACAACTTTTCTTTGAGGCTGACACATTCTTCCGCTTTGTGAAGGCATGCACTGACATGGGTATCACTTGCCCCATCGTCCCCGGGATCTTTCCCATCCAG GGCTACCACTCCCTTCGACAGCTTGTGAAGCTGTCCAAGCTAGAGGTGCCACAGGAGATCAAGGACGTGATTGAGCCAATCAAAGACAATGATGCTGCCATCCGCAACTATGGCATCGAGCTGGCTGTGAGCCTGTGCCACGAGCTTCTGGCCAGTGGCTTGGTGCCAGGCCTCCACTTCTATACCCTCAACCGCGAGATGGCTACCACAGAGGTGCTGAAGCGCCTGGGGATGTGGACTGAGGACCCCAG GCGTCCCCTGCCCTGGGCTCTCAGCGCCCACCCCAAGCGCCGAGAAGAAGATGTACGTCCCATCTTCTGGGCCTCCAGACCAAAGAGTTACATCTACCGTACCCAGGAGTGGGACGAGTTCCCCAACGGCCGCTG GGGCAATTCCTCTTCCCCTGCCTTTGGGGAGCTGAAGGACTACTACCTCTTCTACTTGAAGAGCAAGTCCCCCAGGGAGTTGCTGCTGAAGATGTGGGGGGAGGAGCTGACCAGTGAAGAAAGTGTCTTTGAAGTCTTTGTTCTCTACCTCTCGGGAGAGCCAAACCGGAATGGTCACAAA GTGACTTGCTTGCCCTGGAACGATGAGCCCCTGGCAGCCGAGACCAGCCTGCTGAAGGAGGAGCTGCTGCGGGTGAACCGCCAGGGCATCCTCACCATCAACTCACAGCCCAACATCAACGGGAAGCCGTCCTCCGACCCCGTCGTGGGCTGGGGCCCCAGCGGGGGCTATGTCTTCCAGAAG GCCTACTTAGAGTTCTTCACTTCCCGTGAGACAGCGGAAGCGCTTCTGCAAGTGCTGAAGAAGTACGAGCTCCGGGTTAATTACCACCTTGTCAATGTGAAG GGTGAAAACATCACCAATGCCCCCGAACTGCAGCCGAATGCTGTCACTTGGGGTATCTTCCCTGGGCGAGAGATCATCCAGCCCACCGTAGTGGATCCCATCAGCTTCATGTTCTGGAAG gacGAGGCCTTCGCCCTGTGGATTGAGCAGTGGGGCAAGCTGTATGAGGAGGAGTCTCCATCCCGCACGATCATCCAGTACATCCACGACAACTACTTCCTGGTCAACCTGGTGGACAATGACTTCCCACTGGACAACTGCCTGTGGCAGGTGGTGGAAGATGCACTTGAGCTTCTCAACAGGCCCACCCAGAATGAGAGAGAGACGGAGGCTCCGTGA
- the LOC105473166 gene encoding methylenetetrahydrofolate reductase (NADPH) isoform X2 — MVNEARGNDSLNPCLEGSASSSSESSKDSSRCSTPGLDPERHERLRDKMRRRMESGDKWFSLEFFPPRTAEGAVNLISRFDRMAAGGPLFIDVTWHPAGDPGSDKETSSMMIASTAVNYCGLETILHMTCCCQRLEEITGHLHKAKQLGLKNIMALRGDPIGDQWEEEEGGFNYAVDLVKHIRSEFGDYFDLCVAGYPKGHPEAGSFEADLKHLKEKVSAGADFIITQLFFEADTFFRFVKACTDMGITCPIVPGIFPIQGYHSLRQLVKLSKLEVPQEIKDVIEPIKDNDAAIRNYGIELAVSLCHELLASGLVPGLHFYTLNREMATTEVLKRLGMWTEDPRRPLPWALSAHPKRREEDVRPIFWASRPKSYIYRTQEWDEFPNGRWGNSSSPAFGELKDYYLFYLKSKSPRELLLKMWGEELTSEESVFEVFVLYLSGEPNRNGHKVTCLPWNDEPLAAETSLLKEELLRVNRQGILTINSQPNINGKPSSDPVVGWGPSGGYVFQKAYLEFFTSRETAEALLQVLKKYELRVNYHLVNVKGENITNAPELQPNAVTWGIFPGREIIQPTVVDPISFMFWKDEAFALWIEQWGKLYEEESPSRTIIQYIHDNYFLVNLVDNDFPLDNCLWQVVEDALELLNRPTQNERETEAP; from the exons ATGGTGAACGAAGCCAGAGGAAATGACAGCCTCAACCCCTGTTTGGAGGGCAGTGCCAGCAGTAGCAGCGAGAGCTCCAAAGACAGTTCGAGATGTTCCACCCCGGGCCTGGACCCCGAGCGGCATGAGAGACTCCGGGACAAGATGAGGCGGCGAATGGAATCTGGTGACAAGTGGTTCTCCTTGGAATTCTTCCCTCCTCGAACTGCTGAGGGAGCTGTCAATCTCATCTCAAG GTTTGACCGGATGGCGGCAGGCGGCCCCCTCTTCATAGATGTGACCTGGCACCCAGCAGGTGACCCTGGCTCAGACAAGGAGACCTCCTCCATGATGATCGCCAGCACCGCCGTGAACTATTGTGGCCTGGAGACCATCCTGCACATGACCTGCTGCTGTCAGCGCCTGGAGGAGATCACGGGCCATCTGCACAAAGCCAAGCAGCTGGGCCTGAAGAACATCATGGCgctgcggggag ACCCCATAGGTGACcagtgggaagaggaggagggaggcttCAACTACGCAGTGGACCTGGTGAAGCACATCCGAAGTGAGTTTGGTGACTACTTTGACCTCTGTGTGGCAG GTTACCCCAAAGGCCACCCCGAAGCAGGGAGCTTTGAGGCTGACCTGAAGCACTTGAAGGAGAAGGTGTCCGCGGGAGCCGATTTCATCATCACACAACTTTTCTTTGAGGCTGACACATTCTTCCGCTTTGTGAAGGCATGCACTGACATGGGTATCACTTGCCCCATCGTCCCCGGGATCTTTCCCATCCAG GGCTACCACTCCCTTCGACAGCTTGTGAAGCTGTCCAAGCTAGAGGTGCCACAGGAGATCAAGGACGTGATTGAGCCAATCAAAGACAATGATGCTGCCATCCGCAACTATGGCATCGAGCTGGCTGTGAGCCTGTGCCACGAGCTTCTGGCCAGTGGCTTGGTGCCAGGCCTCCACTTCTATACCCTCAACCGCGAGATGGCTACCACAGAGGTGCTGAAGCGCCTGGGGATGTGGACTGAGGACCCCAG GCGTCCCCTGCCCTGGGCTCTCAGCGCCCACCCCAAGCGCCGAGAAGAAGATGTACGTCCCATCTTCTGGGCCTCCAGACCAAAGAGTTACATCTACCGTACCCAGGAGTGGGACGAGTTCCCCAACGGCCGCTG GGGCAATTCCTCTTCCCCTGCCTTTGGGGAGCTGAAGGACTACTACCTCTTCTACTTGAAGAGCAAGTCCCCCAGGGAGTTGCTGCTGAAGATGTGGGGGGAGGAGCTGACCAGTGAAGAAAGTGTCTTTGAAGTCTTTGTTCTCTACCTCTCGGGAGAGCCAAACCGGAATGGTCACAAA GTGACTTGCTTGCCCTGGAACGATGAGCCCCTGGCAGCCGAGACCAGCCTGCTGAAGGAGGAGCTGCTGCGGGTGAACCGCCAGGGCATCCTCACCATCAACTCACAGCCCAACATCAACGGGAAGCCGTCCTCCGACCCCGTCGTGGGCTGGGGCCCCAGCGGGGGCTATGTCTTCCAGAAG GCCTACTTAGAGTTCTTCACTTCCCGTGAGACAGCGGAAGCGCTTCTGCAAGTGCTGAAGAAGTACGAGCTCCGGGTTAATTACCACCTTGTCAATGTGAAG GGTGAAAACATCACCAATGCCCCCGAACTGCAGCCGAATGCTGTCACTTGGGGTATCTTCCCTGGGCGAGAGATCATCCAGCCCACCGTAGTGGATCCCATCAGCTTCATGTTCTGGAAG gacGAGGCCTTCGCCCTGTGGATTGAGCAGTGGGGCAAGCTGTATGAGGAGGAGTCTCCATCCCGCACGATCATCCAGTACATCCACGACAACTACTTCCTGGTCAACCTGGTGGACAATGACTTCCCACTGGACAACTGCCTGTGGCAGGTGGTGGAAGATGCACTTGAGCTTCTCAACAGGCCCACCCAGAATGAGAGAGAGACGGAGGCTCCGTGA